The following coding sequences are from one Salvia hispanica cultivar TCC Black 2014 chromosome 3, UniMelb_Shisp_WGS_1.0, whole genome shotgun sequence window:
- the LOC125210233 gene encoding uncharacterized protein LOC125210233 gives MAKPRLFRYIYTLLKVLDSVDASLLTMFFNFQMEQIRNFTLTVVSAENLDDIRNLGRMKVYAEVSLNAEKHTTKKTNVDSLGGVNPSWNFPVKYMICESAFTGAQKPLTVAVKLYCARTRGRKFLGQVEISAQSLFNSWAGGVVEHGFVVAGARDARLNISFNFEEPCLFEEPVQTQESAAWRKKAAIMIGQMVFKYGIWFFLTATI, from the coding sequence ATGGCCAAGCCAAGACTTTTCCGTTATATTTATACCCTACTCAAGGTTTTGGATTCAGTTGATGCTAGCTTGCTCACAATGTTTTTCAATTTCCAAATGGAGCAGATCCGAAATTTCACTCTAACCGTTGTTTCAGCTGAAAACCTGGATGACAtccggaatttggggaggATGAAGGTTTACGCCGAGGTTTCTCTCAACGCTGAAAAACACACGACCAAGAAAACCAACGTTGACTCACTCGGAGGCGTAAACCCTAGCTGGAATTTCCCTGTGAAATACATGATATGCGAGTCGGCTTTCACCGGAGCTCAGAAACCACTAACGGTGGCGGTAAAACTCTATTGTGCCCGCACACGAGGCCGGAAGTTTCTGGGGCAAGTCGAGATCTCAGCTCAAAGTCTCTTCAACTCTTGGGCTGGGGGTGTTGTAGAGCATGGCTTCGTGGTGGCGGGTGCTCGAGACGCAAGGCTCAACATCAGCTTCAATTTCGAGGAGCCGTGCTTGTTCGAGGAGCCCGTTCAAACACAGGAGTCGGCGGCTTGGAGGAAGAAGGCCGCAATCATGATTGGCCAGATGGTTTTCAAGTACGGGATATGGTTCTTCTTAACCGCTACTATTTAA
- the LOC125216900 gene encoding brassinosteroid-responsive RING protein 1-like has product MGFPVAYTDPIPKFVVYILMVLGFVQKFVCALLSFLRLGNFLEPETASYAPPDYSSAALIRELLPVVKFADLEQDLDSPESCAVCLNEFGGEDEIRRLRNCRHIFHRSCVDRWMDHDRQTCPLCRMPFIPEEMLEAFDERIWLASGISHLYADYSLITAGL; this is encoded by the coding sequence ATGGGATTTCCAGTTGCATACACTGATCCAATTCCCAAATTTGTGGTATATATACTGATGGTATTAGGATTTGTGCAGAAATTTGTGTGCGCTCTGCTATCTTTTTTACGGCTGGGGAATTTTCTGGAGCCGGAAACGGCGTCGTATGCGCCGCCCGATTATTCTAGCGCGGCGCTGATCCGCGAGCTGCTGCCGGTGGTCAAGTTTGCAGATTTGGAGCAGGATCTTGACTCGCCGGAGAGCTGCGCGGTGTGCCTGAACGAATTCGGCGGCGAGGACGAGATCCGGCGGCTGAGGAACTGCCGGCACATATTCCACCGGAGCTGCGTCGATCGGTGGATGGACCACGATCGGCAGACGTGCCCGCTCTGTCGCATGCCGTTCATACCGGAGGAAATGCTGGAGGCATTCGACGAGCGAATATGGCTTGCCTCCGGCATCTCCCACCTTTACGCCGACTATTCGCTAATTACGGCTGGTTTGTAG